The proteins below come from a single Microbacterium sp. SLBN-154 genomic window:
- a CDS encoding alpha-amylase family protein, whose protein sequence is MRITDTSDLWWKSAVIYCLDVETYFDSNGDGIGDLQGLAARIDYLAQLGVTCLWLMPIYPTPDLDDGYDVADFYGIDPRLGSFGDFVEVIRTARDRGMRVIIDLVVNHTSDRHPWFLAAKRSKNSPFRDFYIWRSDPPPKGQKNPVFPGEADGIWNYEEKTEEWYLHSFYPHQPDLNIANPKVRDEIAKTVGFWLQLGVSGFRVDAVPSLLEIPEMADPHQYLRNVRQFLQRRSSEAVLLGEVNLPYDEQVAYFGGEDGDELTMQFDFVAMQRLYLSLVRHDPAPLIEALTSRPDLPVEAQFANFVRNHDELTLDQLSEDERQEVFEALAPDESQRIYGRGIVRRLPTMLGGDPRRIRMAYSLLFTLPGTPVLFYGEEIGMGENPEDKSREAVRTPMQWSGERNGGFSDAAPSRLPAALPGDGYAPEHVNVADQIEDRDSLLHFVRGLIARYRISPELGWGSLEVIEHDVPAVMVHKLAADVGAMVAVHNFADVPATISFALPDEPEGTRLVDLLAADRMPLDGKGRIEMEIAPYGFRWLRVSRPGDGRVS, encoded by the coding sequence ATGAGGATCACCGACACCAGCGACCTGTGGTGGAAGAGCGCGGTCATCTACTGCCTCGATGTGGAGACGTACTTCGACTCGAACGGTGACGGCATCGGTGATCTGCAGGGGCTCGCGGCGCGGATCGACTACCTCGCTCAGCTCGGCGTGACCTGTCTGTGGTTGATGCCCATCTATCCGACTCCCGATCTGGATGACGGCTACGACGTCGCCGACTTCTACGGGATCGATCCGAGGCTGGGGTCTTTCGGAGACTTCGTCGAGGTCATCCGCACCGCTCGCGACCGGGGCATGCGGGTCATCATCGATCTGGTGGTCAACCACACCTCCGATCGCCATCCCTGGTTCCTCGCAGCCAAGCGGAGCAAGAACTCGCCGTTCCGCGACTTCTACATCTGGCGCAGCGACCCGCCGCCGAAGGGTCAGAAGAACCCCGTCTTCCCGGGCGAGGCCGACGGCATCTGGAACTACGAGGAGAAGACCGAGGAGTGGTATCTCCACAGCTTCTACCCGCACCAGCCCGACCTGAACATCGCCAACCCGAAGGTGCGCGATGAGATCGCCAAGACCGTCGGGTTCTGGCTGCAGCTGGGGGTGTCGGGGTTCCGGGTCGATGCCGTGCCGTCGCTGCTCGAGATCCCCGAGATGGCCGATCCTCATCAGTACCTCCGGAACGTGCGACAGTTCCTGCAGCGGCGGTCGAGTGAAGCGGTGCTCCTCGGCGAGGTCAACCTGCCGTACGACGAGCAGGTCGCGTACTTCGGCGGTGAGGACGGCGACGAGCTGACCATGCAGTTCGACTTCGTCGCCATGCAGCGGCTCTACTTGTCGCTGGTGCGGCACGATCCTGCGCCCCTCATCGAGGCTCTCACGTCACGGCCCGACCTGCCGGTCGAGGCGCAGTTCGCCAACTTCGTGCGCAACCACGACGAGCTGACCCTCGATCAGCTGAGCGAGGACGAGCGCCAGGAGGTCTTCGAGGCGCTCGCCCCCGACGAGAGCCAGCGCATCTACGGCCGCGGCATCGTGAGGCGGCTGCCGACGATGCTCGGCGGTGATCCCCGTCGCATCCGTATGGCGTACAGCCTGCTGTTCACCCTTCCGGGCACCCCGGTGCTCTTCTACGGGGAGGAGATCGGCATGGGCGAGAACCCCGAAGACAAGAGCCGCGAGGCCGTGCGGACGCCGATGCAGTGGTCGGGGGAGCGGAACGGGGGATTCTCGGATGCCGCGCCGTCGCGTCTTCCCGCGGCGCTGCCGGGTGACGGGTATGCCCCGGAGCACGTCAACGTCGCCGATCAGATCGAGGACCGCGACTCGCTGCTGCACTTCGTCCGCGGACTCATCGCGCGCTACCGCATCTCGCCGGAACTCGGCTGGGGCTCGCTCGAGGTGATCGAACACGATGTGCCCGCGGTGATGGTGCACAAGCTCGCGGCCGACGTCGGCGCGATGGTCGCCGTGCACAACTTCGCCGATGTGCCGGCCACGATCTCCTTCGCCCTGCCGGATGAGCCGGAGGGGACCCGACTGGTCGATCTGCTGGCAGCCGACCGGATGCCGCTGGACGGGAAGGGACGCATCGAGATGGAGATCGCCCCGTACGGGTTCCGCTGGCTGCGCGTCTCGCGACCGGGTGACGGACGGGTCTCCTGA
- a CDS encoding TIGR03885 family FMN-dependent LLM class oxidoreductase, with protein sequence MVVIGFHASHEQIPPSALLRDVQGAEAAGFDAAMCSDHLSPWGVRQGESGYAWSWLAAALATTRLSFGVVTAPGQRYHPVVHAQAIATLGEMFPGRFWAALGSGEAMNEHVTGDEWPEKDVRNARLLESATVMRRLLAGEEVSHDGLIRVDRARVWSRPEVPPPFLAAAVSTQTARWAGSWADGFATVAQAPEVLRDVLDAYREGGGAGPLVLQVHVSFAETDAEAIALAKDQWPNGLVSPPEAWDFEQPEDFDRAVGEPDEAELRKAVLVDHDPTALAERIAELVDIGFDRVYLHHVGRDQADFLAASERSILPRLRELV encoded by the coding sequence ATGGTCGTCATCGGATTTCACGCCTCGCACGAACAGATTCCGCCCAGCGCGCTCCTGCGCGATGTCCAGGGAGCCGAAGCCGCGGGCTTCGACGCCGCGATGTGCTCCGACCACCTGTCGCCGTGGGGTGTCCGCCAGGGCGAGTCGGGGTACGCCTGGTCGTGGCTCGCCGCGGCCCTCGCGACCACGCGACTGTCGTTCGGCGTCGTGACCGCCCCCGGGCAGCGCTACCACCCGGTGGTGCACGCGCAGGCGATCGCGACGCTGGGCGAGATGTTCCCCGGCCGATTCTGGGCGGCGCTCGGCAGCGGTGAGGCGATGAACGAGCATGTCACCGGGGACGAATGGCCGGAGAAGGACGTCCGCAACGCCCGCCTGCTCGAGAGCGCGACCGTGATGCGGCGTCTCCTGGCGGGTGAGGAGGTCAGTCACGACGGCCTCATCCGCGTGGATCGTGCGCGGGTGTGGTCGAGGCCCGAGGTGCCGCCCCCCTTCCTCGCCGCAGCGGTGAGCACGCAGACCGCCCGCTGGGCGGGATCGTGGGCCGACGGCTTTGCGACGGTCGCGCAGGCCCCCGAGGTGCTTCGCGACGTCCTCGACGCCTACCGCGAGGGGGGCGGAGCAGGACCCCTCGTGCTGCAGGTGCACGTGAGTTTCGCCGAGACCGACGCCGAGGCCATCGCGCTCGCGAAGGACCAGTGGCCGAACGGGTTGGTGTCGCCGCCCGAGGCGTGGGATTTCGAGCAACCCGAAGACTTCGACCGGGCCGTCGGTGAACCCGATGAGGCCGAGCTTCGGAAGGCGGTGCTGGTCGACCATGACCCCACGGCGCTCGCCGAGCGGATCGCCGAACTCGTCGACATCGGGTTCGACCGGGTCTACCTCCACCACGTCGGGCGCGATCAGGCCGACTTCCTCGCGGCGTCCGAGCGAAGCATCCTTCCTCGCCTCCGGGAGCTCGTATGA
- a CDS encoding DUF2207 domain-containing protein yields MPRTRRITATVLTVLLGVVGLVGLAVSAQPASASGDLDDFVFESMHAEYTLGRDDDDTSTLRVVETFVAVFPEDQNRGLRREIPADYNGQPTFPELISVTDEEGDPRPSEVETDGDWMIVTSRADDFLSGRQTFVFTYTLRNVTDFFADTSDEFYWDVNGNGWRQPFGEVTAALVVPADLVDSLTGAQACYVGRFGAETTCPIEVSDSAEGAVVTAGARDLAPTETLTIAVGFEAGTFARFDDSYLASGWGWAQGVAGIAGLGMLGAAVVVNRRSLKNEPGRPTIIAEFTPPPGIDALESALLLGKTAKAIPAEVLEQAVVGSIRILEGEKRWFGSAKLQAELIDASRADRDGRMLLEGLFDEELRPGEIYEFGGNDTHFSRTAQKILAAGRKELKSRGLYRTIPVRVRAWPIAGALLIGVLIVLFGVFALAESVDPLLPIVIIVLGSGLTIVTVAVLSTRPLSATGAEVRDHLEGLKTFIEWAEADRIRMLQTPTGAERRPVDTGDPREMLHLYERLLPYAVVFGQEKEWARQLAVYYGDDTPGWYVGTAGFNAAAFSAGISSLSATAAASSSSGGSSGGGSAGGGGGGGGGGGV; encoded by the coding sequence ATGCCGCGAACGCGTCGGATCACCGCCACGGTGCTGACGGTCCTCCTGGGGGTCGTCGGTCTCGTCGGCCTGGCGGTCTCCGCACAACCCGCCTCCGCCTCCGGCGACCTCGACGACTTCGTGTTCGAGAGCATGCACGCCGAGTACACCCTCGGCCGTGACGATGACGACACCAGCACGCTTCGGGTCGTCGAGACGTTCGTCGCGGTCTTCCCCGAGGATCAGAACCGCGGGCTGCGCCGGGAGATCCCCGCCGACTACAACGGCCAGCCCACCTTTCCCGAGCTGATCTCGGTCACCGACGAAGAAGGCGACCCGCGACCGAGCGAGGTCGAGACCGACGGCGACTGGATGATCGTCACATCCCGCGCCGACGACTTCCTCTCCGGCCGTCAGACATTCGTCTTCACCTACACCCTGCGCAATGTCACCGACTTCTTCGCCGACACCAGTGACGAGTTCTACTGGGACGTCAACGGCAACGGGTGGCGCCAACCCTTCGGCGAGGTCACGGCCGCACTCGTGGTGCCTGCCGACCTGGTCGACTCGCTCACCGGCGCGCAAGCGTGCTACGTCGGAAGGTTCGGCGCGGAAACCACGTGTCCGATCGAGGTCTCCGACAGCGCAGAGGGCGCGGTCGTCACCGCCGGCGCCCGTGATCTCGCTCCCACGGAGACGCTCACGATCGCGGTGGGTTTCGAAGCGGGCACCTTCGCCCGATTCGATGACTCCTACCTCGCGTCCGGATGGGGTTGGGCCCAGGGGGTGGCGGGCATCGCCGGCCTCGGCATGCTCGGGGCGGCGGTCGTGGTCAATCGCCGGTCGCTGAAAAACGAACCCGGACGACCGACGATCATCGCGGAGTTCACCCCACCCCCCGGCATCGACGCTCTCGAGAGCGCGCTGCTGCTGGGCAAGACGGCGAAGGCGATCCCGGCCGAAGTGCTCGAGCAGGCGGTGGTCGGAAGCATCCGGATCCTGGAAGGCGAGAAGCGCTGGTTCGGCAGCGCCAAGCTGCAGGCGGAGCTGATCGACGCCAGCCGCGCCGACCGCGATGGACGGATGCTGCTGGAGGGCCTCTTCGACGAGGAGCTCCGGCCCGGCGAGATCTACGAGTTCGGCGGCAACGACACCCACTTCTCCCGCACGGCACAGAAGATCCTGGCGGCGGGGCGCAAGGAGCTGAAGAGCCGGGGGCTCTACCGCACCATCCCGGTACGGGTGCGGGCATGGCCGATCGCCGGCGCACTCCTGATCGGAGTGCTCATCGTGCTCTTCGGTGTGTTCGCTCTGGCGGAGTCGGTCGACCCTCTGCTGCCGATCGTCATCATCGTGCTCGGGTCGGGTCTCACGATCGTGACGGTCGCGGTGCTCTCGACGCGGCCGCTGAGCGCGACCGGCGCCGAGGTGCGCGACCACTTGGAGGGCCTGAAGACCTTCATCGAGTGGGCGGAGGCTGATCGGATCCGGATGCTGCAGACCCCGACCGGTGCCGAACGGCGCCCGGTCGACACCGGCGACCCGCGCGAGATGCTCCACCTCTACGAGCGGCTGCTCCCGTACGCGGTGGTCTTCGGTCAGGAGAAGGAGTGGGCGCGGCAGCTCGCCGTCTACTACGGCGATGACACCCCCGGTTGGTATGTCGGCACGGCCGGGTTCAACGCCGCGGCCTTCTCGGCAGGCATCAGCAGCCTCTCCGCCACGGCAGCGGCGTCGTCGAGCTCGGGCGGCTCGAGCGGGGGCGGCTCCGCGGGCGGCGGAGGCGGTGGAGGCGGGGGCGGCGGCGTCTGA
- a CDS encoding MarR family winged helix-turn-helix transcriptional regulator, which produces MNDRRLAVEAWESLFRAQHELFADLGRDFSDAPLQQGEYDVLLTVTRAPDMTARLRDITRLMLVSQPSVSRLVDRMVARGYVTKRPDPDDGRGSLVRATEAGARAFREVARVHAAHIAERMSALNESELAQLRELTTKLRAHNTPAG; this is translated from the coding sequence GTGAACGATCGTCGTCTCGCCGTCGAGGCGTGGGAAAGCCTTTTTCGTGCGCAGCACGAGCTGTTCGCCGATCTCGGCCGCGACTTCAGCGATGCGCCGCTGCAGCAGGGCGAGTACGACGTGCTGCTGACGGTGACCCGGGCGCCCGACATGACCGCGCGGCTGCGTGACATCACGCGGCTGATGCTGGTCAGTCAGCCCTCGGTGTCGCGCCTGGTCGACCGGATGGTCGCCCGTGGATACGTCACGAAGCGTCCCGATCCCGATGATGGACGCGGGTCGCTCGTCCGCGCGACGGAGGCGGGCGCCCGCGCATTCCGCGAAGTGGCACGGGTGCATGCCGCCCACATCGCGGAGCGGATGTCGGCGCTGAACGAGTCCGAGCTCGCCCAACTGCGCGAACTCACCACGAAGCTGCGGGCGCACAACACTCCCGCCGGGTGA